CGGGGCCTCCACAATCTCCAGCGTGGCGCGCCCCTCCACGCCCTCGATGGTCGCGACCACCTCGACTGTCCCCACGCTCAGCGCGCGGGCGATGCCGCGGGTGTCGATCGAGGCCACCCCCATGTCGGTGGTCGTCCAGGTGGGCTGACCGGCATCGTCGATCACCACGTCGCCGGCGTCGCGCGCCACCGCCACATACTCCACCGCCTCGCCAAGGCGCAGCGTGTAGTTGGCTGGCACCACATCCACGCTCGCCACCGGCGCCGAGACCACCCGCGCCGGCCACTCCTTCTGCACCTCGCCAGCCCGCGCGGTCAGCGTCACCACCCCCGGCGCGCGCCCCACCGCAATACCCGCCGACGAGATCTCCATCACCGCCGGATCGCTGCTCTCGAAGCTCACCCGCACATCCAGCTCCTCGCCGGCCGCATTCACCGCCTGCGCCTCGGGCCGAAGGATGGTGTCGAGCTGCACCACAAAAGTCTCGGTGGGAAAGAGAATATCGGCCACCACCCGGTCGGGCCGCGCGTCGACGTCACCCTCCCCCCCGGCATCCCCCTCCACATCGGGGCTACCCGTATCGAGGGTTGTTGGGGGCGGCGAGTCGGACTGGCCGCAGCCGGCGGCCAGGAGGAGGGTGAGCAGGAGGGTGGGGAGGGGGCGTTGGGGGAGGGTCATCCGGAGCTCGGCGTTACAAAAGGGTCAGCGGGGGGCTTTCGATCATTCACATGGCATGCCTGGTTATGCCATAAGTGCCAAATGCAGGCATAAATAAATTTCTGACGAAGAACCCATGCGCGCATGCGCCGGAGCACGTCGCGTTGCTTTTATAAACATTGAACACATTAAATACTCACCGCTAATACACCGTCGCATTCACCCACACGAATGACACGTTGCTACCAGGGTCGCGTTGATTTTAACGCCTACTCGACGGTCCATCTCCGATCATCCAGAGTTTTTTCCATGTTTTGGTGCGTGGCCTCACACGCCCTCTATCATGTCATTTTTAATAAACCTCAACCCGAGCTAACTCATGACTCGCCACACCTACGCCCTCCTCTCCCCCCTTCTGCTTTTCGCCATCGGCTGCACCGACCCCAACGCGATCGCCGCCGAGTGTTCCCCTGGACAACTCCAAGACTGCTCGGAGAACCCGCCTGATTACAAACCCTTAAGCGCCGACGACATCCCGCGTTTATGTGAAGAGGGATGCACCCACGTCGCGTTTTTTAATCTCGGAGGCCTGAGCGATGTCACCGAACTGGATAGTTTCCATCATCTGACACGGCTCGGAGAGCTCTTCTATCTGTCCCAGTATGACCTGAAAATCCTGGATGGGTTTTCCTCGGTGGAGCGCCTGGGTGGGGTTGCTCTCGAAAGCGGCAACGCGCTGGAAGCGTTTCGAGGGTTCGACAGGCTGGAGCGTATCGATGCTCGTGTGGAGATAAAATCCCATCCCGAGCTTCGGGCGATCACGGCGTTCCAGAATGTTCGAGAGATTGGAGAGCTTGTCGAACCGCTGGACGAGCGCCTTCCCACCGAGCAGAGTTTCCGACTTGAAATCAGCAGCGCCCACAAGCTCACCGACCTGAGCGGCTTCTCCAGTCTGGAGGTCGTCAACTTCTTCGCGCTCCGCCATCTGGGGGCGCTGACGTCGATGGATGATTTCGGAGCGCTGCGGGAGACCAAGACCTTCGTATTGCACGATCTGGCGTCGCTGGAGTCGATCGAAGGGCTGGCGTCGATGAAGCATATCCATCAGGGCGCGCGTTTTCTGGATCTGCCCAACGTGAAACGCTGCGAGATCGAGGCGTTTCTGGAGGGATTGGAGACGCCGCCCGTCGATCTGTTGATCGACAATGTGAATGAGGATCCCTGCGACTGAGCGCCTTTTGGCGCGACGCAGATGGCCGTTCGGAGCGCGGGCGCGCCGGGGCATCTCGGAGGTTGGGAGATGCGACGGGGCGCCCGCGTTGCTCTGTGGCGTTTCAGGAGGTTCGCGAGCGGAGTGGGTTGGGGGTCGACAGGGTCGCGCACCCTTCGCGATAGGCTCGGGAGGGCGTCGACGGGGTCAAAAGGTCTTTCGCGATAGGCTCGGGAGGGCGTCGACGGGGTCAAAAGGTCTTTCGCGATAGGCACAGGTTGGGGGTCGACGGGGTCAAAAGGTCTTTCGCGATAGGCTCGGGAGGGCGTCGACGGGGTCGACTGCTCGTTCGCGATAGGCAAAGGCCGGGGGTCGAGAAGGGCGCGCGCCTTTCGCGATAGGCTGATGACCCACTTTACGCCCCCTTCGGGGTATGGCGTTGGCGTATTCTTAGCCCTTCGCGCCCTCGGAGCAGGCTCGTGGTGCGTTTTGCCTCGCCACTCGCCATCTCGGCGCTCGGGCTGCGTCATGTTTCGACACCCTGTCTCGTCGCCCGGTCTGAGTGCAGATCCACGCGCGGAGCAAACCACCTAAGCCATTGAAATCTTTTGGCATTAACGTCTCGCGCACACATTACGCCTGTGCTTCGATGAGCGCGGCCCGGGTGCCGTGCCTGGAGGTTGGGACAGGTCTGTGAGCGGATTCGGTCATGAGCAAAAACGATGAGGCGACACGCACGATCCTCCCGGTAGCGCGGGAGGAACTCAGGGTGGAGGTGCGCGAGGTGGAGGGGCCGGGCGTGCGCATCAAAAAGCGCGTTCACGAGCGTGAGGAAGCGGTCGAGGTGCCCCTGGAGGCCACCGCCCTCGACGTGAAGCGCGTGCCGGTGGGCCGGGTGGTCGAAGCGCGCGAAGGCGCGCGCCGGGAGGGGGAGACGACCATCATCCCGGTCTACGAGGAGGTCGCCGTCGTCGAGAGGCGCCTCGTGCTCAAAGAGGAGCTTCATATCACGCGCCGTCACTCGACGCGTGTCCACCGCCAGGAGGTCACCCTCCGCGAGGAAGAGGCGATCATCGAGCATACAAGCCCCCCGAAGCATCGGGAGTCATCCTGAGGTCGAATCATCTGCAGACGAGGTAGGTATGACCATGTCCGTCATCGCTTTGTACGAAAACGTCGATCAGGCCAAAAACACGGTCAAAGAGCTCAAAGACGCCGACATCCATCGCTCCAACATCGACTTCGTGAAAAACGCCCACGAGGATCATCAGGGCTTCTTTAAGGGGCTCTTTAGCGACACCAAAAGCGATCAGGCCGAAGCCAAAAAGTCGCTTAAAAAGCTGCAAAAGATCGGCGTCCAGCCCGAGGAGGCCGAGCGCTTCGCCGACGAGGTGCGCGAGGGCTGCTCGCTGATCATCGTGCACTCCGACGACCGCGCGAAAATCGAGCGGGCCCGCCAGATCATGGACCGCTACGCCCGCTCCAACCTGAGCGCTCATAACGGCTCCGATCGCTCCTCCTCCATCGAAGGGAGCCCGGTCGGTTCAACGGGCGCCGGCGCGGCCACCGGTTCCGAGGTGGGCTTAACCGACCCCGGCCCCACCGCCAGCTCCAGCAAAACGCTGCAGGCCGCCGAAGAGGAGCTCAAGGTCGGAAAACGCAAGGTGGAGACCGGCGGCGTGCGCGCCTTCACCCGCGTCACCGAGACCCCGGTCGAGGAGACTATCAACCTGCGCGACGAGACGGTCGAAGTGCAGCGCCACAAGGTCGACCGCCCTGTCGGCGAGGATGACAGCATCTTTGAAGAGGAGAGCGTGGCCTTTACTGAGCGCCATGAAGAGGCGGTCGTCTGCAAAGAAACCCACGTCACCGAAGAGGTGGTGATCAACCAGGAGGTCGAGGAGCACCCCGAGACGATCCGCGAGACCCTGCGCAGCCAGGAGATCGACATCGAGGAGCTGAGCGAGGGCAGCAATCCCGGTCGCTTCGCGCAGTTCAAGGAAGACTTCGACCGCCACTACACTGCGAACTACGCAGGATCCGGCCACAGCAAAGAGGAGTACGAGCTGGGCTACCGCTACGGCATGGCCCTGGCCGAGCACGGCTCCCACCGCGACCGCAGCTGGGACGACATCGAGCCCCACGCCCGCAAAGGCTGGGAGACGCGCTACAAGGGCACCTGGAACGACTTTAGCGACGCGATCCACTACGGCTGGAAGCGCATCCGCGGCGAGGAGGAGGGCCAGCGGCCGAGCCCCGGGATGTGAGAGAGCGTCGGTCGATCGCCTGAGGTCATGATGTCGGAGCGCCTGGCACCCATCTGCGATCGGGTGCCAGGCAGTCGATCGTCTCGCGATCGGGTGCCAGGCAGTCGATCGTCTCGCGATCGGGTGCCTGGCCTTCGATCGTCTCGCGATCGGGTGCCAGGCCTTCGATCGTCTCGCGACCGGGTGCCAGCCCTTCGATCGTCTCGCGATCGGGTGCCAGGCAGTCGTTCGTCTCGCGATCGGGTGCCAGGCAGTCGATCGTCTCGCGATCGGGTGCCAGCCCTTCGATCGTCTCGCGACCGGGTGCCAGGCCTTCGATCGTCTCGCGACCGGGTGCCAGGCATTCGATCGTCTCGCGATCGGGTGCCTGGCCTTCGATCGTCTCGCGACCGGGTGCCAGGCCTTCGATCGTCTCGCGATCGGGTGCCAGGCATTCGATCCTTTGATTCATGCGGGCTTCGCCCGAGTCATAGGTATCTTGAGCAACACTCCTCTCTTGCCACGAGCACCGAGCATCAAGGCACCCCCCTCGTCTCCGGGAAGCACCACGATTGACACACACGTCACACCTCCATCATTCTTTCTTTGCAACTCTATACAACTCGCCCCATCCCCGACCCGCCCCCCCTCGCGCATCCGGGTCGCGCAGCCGCGTCCGAGCGTCGCCGCTACTTCCGTGTGGGGCCACGATGGAGAACGTCATGAACCTTCCCCCCTTACGCATCTCTCTGCGCCTGCTCGCCCTGGCGCTCGCCATGGGCGCCACCACCCTGCTCACCACACCCGCCTTCGCTCAGGCTCCGACCACGCTGATGCAACAGGGCCGCCTGCTCACCGACGATGGCGAGCCGATGATCGGCCTTGTCGCCATGCAGTTCACCATCTACAGCGCCGAGAGCGGCGGTGAGGTGCTCTGGCAGGACGAAGTGGAGGTACAGCTCGATGACTCCGGCTTCTACTCGGTGGCACTGGGCGACCAGGGAAGCCCGCTCGACGCGTCGATCGTCGCCGGTGGTGAGGCCTACATCGCCGTGGCGATCGATGGCGGCTCCGATCTCAGCCCGCGCTTTAAGCTGCACTCGGTGCCCTATGCGCTGAGCAGCAGCTTCGCCGGGCGCGCCGCAGTGGCCGACCAGGTGGCCGCCGGCTCGGTGACCCGCGAATCCCTCTCCGAAGACGTCTTTGAGCAGACCGCCGCCGCCGTGAGCTGCGCGCCGGGGCAGGTCGCCGTGGCGTCGAGCTCGGGCTGGGAGTGCGGCGACTTGAGCGGCGGGCTTACCATCTCGCAAGTACGCGATGCCCTGGGTCAGACGCTGGGCGACTTAAGCTGCAGCCCCTCGCAGACGATCCTCTTTGATGGCACTTCCTGGATCTGCGCCGCACCGGTCAGCTACCAGGCCGGCGCCCATCTGGCGCTCAACGGCACCACGTTTAGCGTGGATACCTCCAACCTCGATGCGGCCTCCCTCGGGGGCACCGACGCCTCGGGCTACCTGACCGCCTCCCAGGTCGACTCCACCTATCTGAGCCAGGCCGACGCCGCCAATGACTACCTGGCGCTCTCCGGCGGCACGATGTCGGGTGACCTGGTGGTGCGAGACTTTGAGGTGGTCAAAGAGACCAACAACAGCGTCAGCACGGGCTTTGTCGAGCGCAGCACCTCGCGCATGGTCATTCGCAACAAGCGCCGCCGCGAGACGGTACTCATCCCCCGCAATCGCCTCCACGAGCTCTGCAGCGATGGCTGCACCTACACCATCGCCGGGCGCTTCTGGAACAGCCACGACCAGGTCGAACACCTCTCGGCCGGTCCCTTCCACTTCTCCTACGACGCGCCATCCGGGCGCTGGCGCGACAGCCGCAACACCTGGAATATCTCGGGCAACAACAGCGTCAGCCACGTCTACAACCGCAGCGACTGCTGCTACTTCACCGAGCAAGCCTACGTCGCCGGCGCGGGCCAGGGCGACTCCACACGCGATATGTACCTGCTCAACAACTCCGCCTCCAGCTGCCCGAACAACGCCAGTTCGGCGCTGGAGTGCATCCTGATCTTCGAAAACTGAGCCCGGGAGAAGACGATGACTTATTTTAAGACCTATCGCCTCCTCGGCCTTCTGCTCGCCACGCTGCTTATCGTCGGCTGCAACGTCGACGACACCAACTCCGAGGTCGAAGATCCCGTCGAGACCGACGCTGGAGACGACACGGGCGAGGAGCCCGAAACGCTTCCCGCCGAAGCATCCCAGTGGTGCGCCGCAGGCGGCGTGGCCACCGGATCGGGCTACCGCCTGGTGCACTGCACCGCGCCAGCCAACGCCGCCGGAAACGTGGCGAGTGGCGAGGGCCTGCGCCTGGAGATGGGGGCTTCGCAGGTGATCGTGCGCTGATCGTTTCGGCTACGATGTACGCATGAACACGCCCGTCACCTGCGTGCAGGTGGCGGGCTTTTTTGTATCAGCTTTCGGAGCCTGGTTCGGACCGTGGTTCGGACCGAGGGTCGGACATCACCCTCTATTTATGCGCCTCTACCGCGATTGTCGTCCTTTCACACGCTTTTCACCCCGAGCGCATCCAGGGCGACGTCCAGCAAAAAGCCAGGAGGAGCACGTCGTAGCTACGGCCACGACGTCGCTCTCACTCCGCCCGCGCTCCCTCTGCCCCGCCAAACGCCTCGGCCGCTCCGTGCTCATAGACCAGATCGCCGCCGGCCTCGCCCACCCGATAGCCCATCGCCGCGACCACCACAGTGCCGACCAGCGCTGCCACCGCCGCTCCCTTCGCGACCGGCTCCTTGCGGACCACCGCGGTGACCCCGAAAAGCCCCAGCACGACTACCACCGCCCAGAAAAACTGTTCGGCGGCCTCTTCATGCACCTCAATGGCATCGTGGGCCACCACGCGCTCGGCGATCTCCTCATCGACCTCGCCAGTCTGCAGCGCCGCAAAGCTCGTCACTCCCAACACCAGCTGAAAGAGCAACGCGATGATGAAGCTGCGCCGCGGCAACCACCCCCGCCACCACGCCAGCAGAAGACCGCCGGTGAGCAGGGGCATCAAGATGGCCAGCGCCATCGGAAAGTGAACAACCTTGGGATGAAGAAGAATAAGTTCCATCGCTACGCTCCTTAGCTGCAGGGTGAACCGCTCTCGACCGACACCGGCCGGAGCTTAGTGTGGCGACGATGGCGACAGCGCCCGACAAACTCCATCCCACAGATGTGATACACCATGAATATCAACACCTTAGACCCCGAACACACCACAAACGCAGGACAGGACCGGCGCCGCCTGATCCTCTTTCTGGCGATCTTTCTGCTCGTCTCGATCCTGGCCGGCCTCGATCTCCTCGCCGATCTCTCCCAGGACGCCAGCCCGGTTCACCTGGCCATTGAAGGCTTGCTTGTTCTGGGGGGCCTCTTTGGGAGTTTCAGCATGATGCGCGCGCTGCACCAGACCACTCAGCGCATCCGCCAGATGCAATCCAACGCCGACGCCCTGCGCACCAAGCTTCGCGCCCGCGCCCGGGAGACCCGCGCGCTCAACGAGGAGCTCTCCCAGACCCGCGCCCAGGCCCAGCAGTGGCAACGTGAAGCCCGCGATCTTATGCGCGGCTTAAGCCTGGCCATCGACCAGCAGTTCGACCGCTGGGAGCTTACCGAGGCCGAAAAAGAAGTCGCCATCCTCCTGCTCAAAGGCCTCTCCCACAAAGAGATCGCCGCGCTGCGCCAGACCAGCGACGCCACCACCCGCCAGCAGGCCCGCGCCGTCTACAAAAAGGGCCAGCTCTCCGGCCGAAACGAACTCGCCGCCTTCTTTCTCGAAGACCTGCTTCTACCCCTGGACGCCGAGGCGTTGGACGAGGCCGTCACAGCCTGACTTTGAGCGTGGGTCGAGCATCGATCGAGTGCCTGGCACCCGATCGTTTTTGACCACCTTGATCGGGTGCCTGGCACCCGATCGTTTTGACCACCTTGATCGAGTGCCTGGCACCCGATCGTGGCAAGGTGGCAACCATGACGCCATACCTGTGTTTTGACGATGACGCCAGAGACGCCCCGGGGCAGTCAGCCCTCGTGATCATGGGTCGCTGGTGACGGGAATCACCCGAGCGATGAGAACGCCATCGCCATCACGAACGCGGAGCCTTGACCCTCTCTGGCGAACGTCGGGTGCAAGGCGGTCAGTAACCCCAGAAGAAGCGCACACGGCCCAGAACGCCCCAGGACCACCTCCCGTCGGGCCGCTCAAGAGCGGGCTGGTCGTAGCGGGTGAGATAGCCGGCCGCCGACGCCGCCAGGAAATGTGTCGGCCACCACACGAGCGCAAGCGCTCCTCCCTGGGAGCCTCCCTCGACGACGTCGTCAGCACCACGTCCGAGCCACATCCCGTCGTAGCGCACAGCGAGCTCCAGAGAGCCCCCCTCCCAAACGCTCGCCGCGTCAGGGAGAGGAGCGCGCCCTACCTGACGGCGAGTGCCGAAGAGGGTCCATGCGATCTCTGTACTGAGCCCGTAGGAGGTGATGGCAGGCAGCGATTGCCGCGGCGTGGACGGGTTCCCGTCGGTGTCACGCGATCGCGCCTCACGTGCAATCGCGCCTTCAACCGTCAGCCGAAGCGGCCCGGCGTAGCCGACGAGGTGAGCTTCACCCACCTTGCGTTCACCCGAGACGATCACCGGGCGGTAATAGCGAAAACCGAGCGGGGTCGTGCCCGCGATCCCTTCGCGATCTTCGGTGTTCTCATAGAGGCCCGCCACCCCCAGCCGCAGTCCCCAGGTCGCGTCGGCCGCACCGGGCCGCGCGCTGTGTGCTCGGCCAAAAACGAGATCGAGCGCCGCGTAGCCTGCAGGCAACGCGTTGTCGTTGCCCAGGGCGCTCCCGGTGCCGTTGCCAACCCGCGCCCACCCTTCTACGGGAAGCGCCGCCGGTCGAAAGTGCGCGTCGACGCCAAGATCGCGCCGCACGCGAAAGGCCCCTACGACGGGGGCGCGACCTGGAAAGGGGATCGCATACACAGGCTCATTGATAAACGATGCAAAGAGAGGCGGCTTCGCATAGCCCAGCGAGAGGTCGAGCCAGGAGAGCGGGCTAAAGCGCGCATAGGCATCGAGGATGATCGGGTTCTTGCCGGCGAACTCCACCGTTGCCACCCCACGAAACCAGTCCACCGGCGATAGAATGAGCCCGGGCCGCAGCCTGGCGAGCGCAAACCCCGTACGCCCCTCCTCCTCTGCCGGGTAAACGCGGTAGTCCGTTTCACCGAGCAAGGTAGGTCGGAGCGGCACCACAGGCCTGCGCGGTCCGGGCGCGGGCCTCGGCCCCTGCGACACAGCCTGCGGCTGCCCCGGGCCATCGCTGAGCTTACGCTCCAGGGCCTCAAGCCGCGATACGAGCTCCGCGTTCTCGACCTGAAGTACTTCCGACTCCCCCGCCCTCAGCGCGTCGCTCGCAGCGTGAGCCTCCTCCTCGCACACCGGGTCGCATTCGACCTCAACACCGTAGGGCTGGAGCGGCCCGTCAGGCACCCCGGCACTCGCGAGCGCTGGCCAGAGTGCTAGAGAAGCCACCACGAAAGCCGCGAGATGTTCGCGTCGCATTCAGTCCTCCATCGGCACAATCTGGAGCAGATGCGTCACCCCGTCGGATTCGTCGGGGTCATGATCGGCCACGAACGCTCGCCGGTTGGTCGGATCATAGGCCACACCGCGCACCTGCTGAAAACCCGACTGAACGACGCTGGTCGACCCGTCCATCTCGATGCGAACAAGGTTCCCTCCGACGCTGCCCGACACGATCGAGTTCCCCGGCCCTCGTGCGATCAAGTCGGGCTTCTCGACCTCCGCGAGCACCGTGTAGGACTGCGGCTCCGACAACGTCGTCGCCAGAATCTGACCCAGCCCCTGGTCTGAGACGTACAGGTCGTCCCCGATCGCGAGGACTCCGGCCGGCTTGCTCAGGCCGGTGATCACCTCCGACTCGGCTCCCTCAAGCTCCAGCGCTCCCACCGCGCCCACGCGCTCGCCAGACGAGAGTCGCACGAACCAGGAGCTGTAGAGCTGCCCATCCCTCGTAACCGTCAGCCCGATGCGACGGCGCTGCGGATCGAGGCCCGGAACCACCCTCCCCTCTCCGTCCGGGCTGACGAACACGATGTCGCCGGCGGTCCCCGAGCCAAAGCGCGTCACCACAAAGGTCCCATCTTCCAGACGAACCAGCTGTCCGAGCCCGGGACCATCGGGCGACGCGCTCGGAAGGTCTGCGACGCGTGAGAATCCATCACGATCCGTCCACCGTAGAATGCGATTCCCGTTGTCGTCTGCGATATAGAGCGCCTGCTCGGCATCATCCCACCACAAACCGTTCGGATCTCCGTCGACATGGAGAACACTCGGGCCTCGATCGACCTCGGCTGCACCGTCTGCAGGATCGTTGCCGCCATCGCCACAGGCCACCAGCCAGAGCAGTGAGAGGGCCAGCATGTTTCGACGCACATTTTTCATCGTATGATCTCTCCTTATGAGATGAGCACATGGGTATTCGATACACCGGAGCCGCCTCAACACTGAGCCTGCAGCTTGAGAAAGCGATTAAAGAGTGGCCCGGCCCCCAGGCCGCCAATGAAGGCAGATCGCGCCATGGACTACCCGCTTACTGCCGCGACGGTTGAGGCGTGCCCGGCCAGCGAGAGGTCGTAGCCCGGCACGTAGGCCGCCTCATTGCGGAACGAGGGTCCATCGATGAGATCGATAAGCCGGGCGATCGCCGGGTCGTCACACCGAGATTCAGGGATGAGGAGGTCGAAACGCTCCTCGGAGAGCGGGATAAAGTCGAGATCATAGGTCCGGGCAACAGACTCGATCGCCACACCGACATCCGCGATGCCCCACTTCACCAGACGCGCAACCTCGGCGTGGTCGGCCGCGATGCAATCGCTCTCGCGGACGAACACTTCGCCACCGCCGGCACGCTCGAACACGCGACGCGCACCCGAGCCTGGCGCTCGAAGAGCACGACGTAGCTCGGGCTCCCCCAGCCCCGAGCCGGGCCTCAACGCGCGTGGATTCCCCGGCGCAACAACCAACCCCTGTCGCCATCGGGCGAGGTTTACGAGGGTTGTTCGCTCGCCAGGAAACGCCGTCTGCGCGGCACGCACATGAGCCTGGGCATCCTCTTCACTCGCCAGGTGCATACCCGCCACGTGTACAAATCCGCCCGCGAGCAGCTCGAGGGCCCGGCTGCTATCTGCGTAGATCCACGTCGCCCGATGGTTTCTGTATCGGCGAGCGATGCGATCCGACACCACGCCCAGCAGCGGCGCGCACCCGGCGATAAGGAGGTTGTGCTCAATATCCGCCGTCTCGCTAAAGAGCTCGATCAACGCGCGCCGAGATTCGGCGTCATATTCAACAACACGTCCGTCGGCGCTACGTGCGTCGATCCGACACGGGTGCCCCACCAGCGCCCCCTCCACACGCCCCACACTGACGCGCGCCGAGACCTGCCCGGGCTCCGCAAGTCGAACATGCGCGAGTGGGCCCCCTGGCAGACGAAACAACTCGTCAACCGTACAGCGTAAGGCCCGCGCAAGCTGCAGGGCGATCGTTGTAGACGGGACCTGACGGCCCGTCTCGATCGCGTTGAGCGTCTGTCGAGACACGCCAACACGACGGGCCAGCTCTGCCTGCGAGAGCTCGGCAGCGGTGCGTCGGGTACGAACAAAAGAGAGGGTGGTCGGCTTGGGCAAGGGAACTCCAGATCAGCGATATGTGCAGCGCATGTAAAGCAGACAAGACAAAAAGTAAAGAAGATACACCACGCCCATGTCGCCCGGGTGCCAGGCACCCGATCGTTTTGACCACCTTGATCGGGCGCCTGGCACCCGATCGTTTTTGACCACCTTGATCGGGTGCCTGGCACCCGATCGTTTTGACCACCTTGATCGGGTGCCTGGCACCCGATCGTTTTGACCACCTTGATCGAGTGCCTGGCACCCGATCGTTTTGACCACCTTGATCGGGTGCCTGGCACCCGATCCGCTCTCCATCACGCAACGCTCCCCCCTTCCGAGCCTGCCTCGGCTCTTTTCATCGCCGACATGAAACCTCTCCCCCCCTCGGTGCATCTCCTCCCATGTGAACCCGCCCCCCTTCTTTCTGAAGCTCGGGGCGCTACTCTGACACACGTGAATGTTCCCACGTCCCTATCCTTTATGAGGTCTGACCATGAGCCTTCGTATCAACGACATCGCCCCCGATTTTGAAGCTGACTCCACCGCCGGAAAACTCTCGTTTCACGACTGGGTCGGCGATGGCTACGCGATCATCTTCTCGCACCCCAGAGACTTTACTCCGGTCTGCACCACGGAGTTCGGCGCGGTGGCGCGCCTGGTCCCCGAGTTCAAAAAGCGCAACACGAAAGTGATGGGCGTCTCGGTCGACAGCGTCGAGGAGCACCACAAGTGGATCAAAGATATTGAGGCCTTCGCCGGTACCTCGGCCGACTTCCCCATCATTGACGACACCTCCCTTCAGGTGGCCAAGCTCTACGACATGCTTCCGGCCGACGCCTACCTCCCCGACGGTCGCACCGCAGCTGACAGCGCGACGGTGCGCACCCTCTTTATCATCGGCCCCGACAAGAAGATTCGCCTGATGCTGACCTACCCGATGTCGGTGGGTCGCAACTTCGCCGAGGTCTTGCGTGCCCTCGACGCGGTGCAGGCCACCGATGGCAAGCCCCTGGCCACCCCGGCCGACTGGCAGCCCGGCCAGGACGTGATCGTCGGCCTGAGCCTGGACGATGACGCCGCCCGCGAGCGTTTTGGTGAGATCGACATCAAGCTCCCCTACCTGCGCCTGGCCAAGGCCCAATAAGGCCCACGCCACCCCGCTCGACATCGAGCGATAGAACCTGGCGAGAGCGACATAAAAAGCCCGCCACCGAGCATCGGTGGCGGGCTTTTTGTTGCGCGACGCCTTGCCCTCCGGCCCGAGCGCATCTCCGTTTTGCGGCCCCCCCTCACCCTCGCGCCCCCCTCACCCGGTGCGCCAAACCAGAGCTGCATACAACCTGCTCGCCAACGTATAACCCCGGCAGCACCGGCGGAGGCACCGCCTCCGACGTCGATTTTTATACGTTTTGAATGTTCATCATAACCAACCCCCGGAGGGTTTCGATGCCTTCGATATCACCCTGGCGTATCACCTCCTCTCTGCTCGCCATGCTTTTCATCGCCTCGTGCAGCGGCTCCAAACCCGCCGAGGCCCCCGATCCGGCTGAGCCCGAATCCGAGGTGGCGGAACCCTCCCGGGCCGAGCGCCGCCCCGACCCCGGGCCACGCTTTCCCCATCAGAGCGGCCGGCGAAAGTCCGAGACCCGGGAGCCCTACGTGGTGGCGGCCACCGAGGTCTTTGACGATGGGGAGCACCTCTACCTGAGCGCGCCCCTGCCGGAGCGTTTTGGGGCGCTCGACCCCGTGACCCGCGCCTGGTTGAAGCAATGGGGCGATATGTCCGAGACGCGGTGCGAGGTC
This is a stretch of genomic DNA from Lujinxingia sediminis. It encodes these proteins:
- a CDS encoding YsnF/AvaK domain-containing protein, with protein sequence MTMSVIALYENVDQAKNTVKELKDADIHRSNIDFVKNAHEDHQGFFKGLFSDTKSDQAEAKKSLKKLQKIGVQPEEAERFADEVREGCSLIIVHSDDRAKIERARQIMDRYARSNLSAHNGSDRSSSIEGSPVGSTGAGAATGSEVGLTDPGPTASSSKTLQAAEEELKVGKRKVETGGVRAFTRVTETPVEETINLRDETVEVQRHKVDRPVGEDDSIFEEESVAFTERHEEAVVCKETHVTEEVVINQEVEEHPETIRETLRSQEIDIEELSEGSNPGRFAQFKEDFDRHYTANYAGSGHSKEEYELGYRYGMALAEHGSHRDRSWDDIEPHARKGWETRYKGTWNDFSDAIHYGWKRIRGEEEGQRPSPGM
- a CDS encoding DUF2231 domain-containing protein — encoded protein: MELILLHPKVVHFPMALAILMPLLTGGLLLAWWRGWLPRRSFIIALLFQLVLGVTSFAALQTGEVDEEIAERVVAHDAIEVHEEAAEQFFWAVVVVLGLFGVTAVVRKEPVAKGAAVAALVGTVVVAAMGYRVGEAGGDLVYEHGAAEAFGGAEGARAE
- a CDS encoding helix-turn-helix transcriptional regulator, coding for MNINTLDPEHTTNAGQDRRRLILFLAIFLLVSILAGLDLLADLSQDASPVHLAIEGLLVLGGLFGSFSMMRALHQTTQRIRQMQSNADALRTKLRARARETRALNEELSQTRAQAQQWQREARDLMRGLSLAIDQQFDRWELTEAEKEVAILLLKGLSHKEIAALRQTSDATTRQQARAVYKKGQLSGRNELAAFFLEDLLLPLDAEALDEAVTA
- a CDS encoding peroxiredoxin, which codes for MSLRINDIAPDFEADSTAGKLSFHDWVGDGYAIIFSHPRDFTPVCTTEFGAVARLVPEFKKRNTKVMGVSVDSVEEHHKWIKDIEAFAGTSADFPIIDDTSLQVAKLYDMLPADAYLPDGRTAADSATVRTLFIIGPDKKIRLMLTYPMSVGRNFAEVLRALDAVQATDGKPLATPADWQPGQDVIVGLSLDDDAARERFGEIDIKLPYLRLAKAQ
- a CDS encoding substrate-binding domain-containing protein — translated: MPKPTTLSFVRTRRTAAELSQAELARRVGVSRQTLNAIETGRQVPSTTIALQLARALRCTVDELFRLPGGPLAHVRLAEPGQVSARVSVGRVEGALVGHPCRIDARSADGRVVEYDAESRRALIELFSETADIEHNLLIAGCAPLLGVVSDRIARRYRNHRATWIYADSSRALELLAGGFVHVAGMHLASEEDAQAHVRAAQTAFPGERTTLVNLARWRQGLVVAPGNPRALRPGSGLGEPELRRALRAPGSGARRVFERAGGGEVFVRESDCIAADHAEVARLVKWGIADVGVAIESVARTYDLDFIPLSEERFDLLIPESRCDDPAIARLIDLIDGPSFRNEAAYVPGYDLSLAGHASTVAAVSG
- a CDS encoding YsnF/AvaK domain-containing protein yields the protein MSKNDEATRTILPVAREELRVEVREVEGPGVRIKKRVHEREEAVEVPLEATALDVKRVPVGRVVEAREGARREGETTIIPVYEEVAVVERRLVLKEELHITRRHSTRVHRQEVTLREEEAIIEHTSPPKHRESS